The Pedobacter ginsengisoli region AAGCCTACATATCCGGCCTCATTGCCCATTATCGATGCCGTGGTACGTGTAACCTGTTCTCCATCGAGATAGATTGCCAGGCTTTTGCCCACATATTCTATACGAACATGTCGCTTATAGTTTTTATAGAACTTGGAGATTTCAATGGCGATCTCCTTCTTTTTGGTCGGCGTGCGTACATACCAATGAGAATTGGTTAAAACATCTGAGGTAAGATCGCATCCCACATAAGTCCAGTCCTGCTGGTTCTTGTACCTGCTGATCACTCCAAATTTGGAATCTGAATTTTTAGGCAATACATCAAATTCAATTGCCAGGTTATACATTTTCGGCAAATCTTTGTTAAAAATCAGCATGGATGCTGCTCCTTTTTCAGCTTTGAGAGAAAAGACCTGATCCTTTTGAGTTAACAATTCATAGACAACGGCTAAACTATCGCTTTTGGATGACTGAGCTTTGACGCCTACTGCTGAAATGAGAAAAAAGAAAAGCAAATAAATGCTTTTTGGCGGGACATAATTCATAAAATATTTTTCTATTTTTTTAATCAAGGCTTTTTATCTTCCTGAAAAACATTAAAGGCTTTTGATTTGCCACTAATCTTAAGCACTATCACTCCATGGGATGGTACTTCAAAGCTTTGTGATTTAGATTTCATTAATTCGCCATCTTTATGCATCCATAAATCACGAATTTCATAACCACTTTCAGCATTAATACCAACATTGTCAAGATCAAATGTAATCGCTTCCTTTTTTGCTGATCTATTGAGTAAAACCACTGCCACCTGACCACTCATTGTCGAAGCTAATGGCTTTGCCCACACCTCGAATTCACCATTTTTTTTCAGACGGCGTGCTTGGTAGCCTAATTTATCCTGGTTTAAGGCAATGATCTCTTTGTTTGTAACCAGATCCAAGGTTTCTTTTGAAACTGTTCTAAGATCATTCCCGAGTAATAGTGGTGAATTCATGACACACCACATGGTGAAATGCGATTTATCTTCTTCATAGCTCATACCTCTTCCAACCTGTAGCATATCCATATCATTAACATGTCCAGGGGCGCTGTATTTCCACAAGTCTGCATTTTTATCAATAATGTGTAAAATAGAACTAAATTCATTACCAATATCTCCGGAAATCCGCCATGAATCAGCGATTTCAACGGCCCACTTACCTGGAAACTGCCAACGACAAATGTTAAATAATACATTACTATTTATGGCTCTAATACGATTGGCAATTTGGGTATAGCGGACTTCTTCGTTCAGGCCTAATCTTTCTCCTCCACACCAATCTACTTTTATAAAATCATAACCCCAGGTCTTGAGCATCAAATTCAAATCTTGCTCATCATGTCCATATAATCCAGATCCTACCCCAATGGTATCTCTGTCGTACACCGATGCACAGGTGTTAATACCTGCATCAGAGTATATTCCGGCTTTAAGTCCTTTACTATGAATATAGTCGGCTAAGGCCTTCATTCCAGAAGGAAAACGTCCTGGATGTGTTAGCAAATCACCATTCTCATTTCTTCCGCCAAAAAAGCCATCGTCAATATTTACAAAATTATAACCTGCATCTTTTAGTTTGGTTGAGATCAATTTATCCGCCTGTGCTTTAATAATATTCTCATTAATCGCCACTCTAAAATTATTCCAGCTGGACCATCCCATAATTGGTGTTTTCCGTTTAATGTTTTTTTTCTGGGCCGAAACCGGAATAGTGGATTGCGCATTCAATGTTGTACAACAAATGCATGAAGACAATAAAAACAGCGTAAACAAAAACCTATTCATTTTAAAAGTTTAATTTGTGTGTATATTAAATTTGAATATTACTTATCAATAACGATGTTCGATATACTTATTTTCCACCCTACCATCTTCATATAAATCTAATATGGCATAACCTGGAGGTGTTTCGCGATAATAACCTTTGCCTGCGGATTGCTTATCGCCTTCTTCCCACCAAAAGCCACTTAATGCTCCATTGCAATAATAGTGCACGCCATTGTATTCCGCGGCATCCAGCAGGTGGATATGCCCGCTTAAACAGGTGATTTTTTTGTCCTTATGCTGATAAAATAAATCGGTAATATAACGGGAATCGGTATGATTACCTCCCTCCATGATGGTACTCACGCCCAAAATAGGATAATGACTTAAACATAAAACCGGTGTACCTTTGGGCAATGCTGCCAAATCCGCCTCCAGCCATGTCCTTTGCTCGGGATCTAAAGATCCTGCATTGGAATTATTACTGTCAAGAATTACAAAGTGCCATCCTTGTTTTTGAAAGCTGTAATACCGGTTAGGGATATTCAATTGTTTTACCACATGAGGTTTTCCGTACATGGCATCCTGCTTGTCCGGTGCCGCCCACCACATGTCATGATTCCCTAAACAACTGTGCATTTCATACTCACTTAGCTCAGTTCTCAGTTCCTGCCAGATCGCCCATTGTGCTTCTACCCGATCCCGGGTGATGTTCCCATAATCTGCCGCAAAAATGGTATCGCCTCCGTTCAGGAAGAAATCAATTTTATGGTTTTTTATTTCTTTCATGCACTGACGAAAACGATCCGGGGCATTCAATTCAGGCCTCATGTGTATATCGGTGATGTGCGCAATACGCAATATCCTTTTCTTTTTAGGACTGGCAACCGGTTCTGCTGCCATTGCACTGCCCTGTATGGACAATGCTCCGGCAACTAAACCAATACCTTTTATCAATTCTCTTCTT contains the following coding sequences:
- a CDS encoding metallophosphoesterase family protein, encoding MKRRELIKGIGLVAGALSIQGSAMAAEPVASPKKKRILRIAHITDIHMRPELNAPDRFRQCMKEIKNHKIDFFLNGGDTIFAADYGNITRDRVEAQWAIWQELRTELSEYEMHSCLGNHDMWWAAPDKQDAMYGKPHVVKQLNIPNRYYSFQKQGWHFVILDSNNSNAGSLDPEQRTWLEADLAALPKGTPVLCLSHYPILGVSTIMEGGNHTDSRYITDLFYQHKDKKITCLSGHIHLLDAAEYNGVHYYCNGALSGFWWEEGDKQSAGKGYYRETPPGYAILDLYEDGRVENKYIEHRY
- a CDS encoding glycoside hydrolase family 27 protein; translated protein: MNRFLFTLFLLSSCICCTTLNAQSTIPVSAQKKNIKRKTPIMGWSSWNNFRVAINENIIKAQADKLISTKLKDAGYNFVNIDDGFFGGRNENGDLLTHPGRFPSGMKALADYIHSKGLKAGIYSDAGINTCASVYDRDTIGVGSGLYGHDEQDLNLMLKTWGYDFIKVDWCGGERLGLNEEVRYTQIANRIRAINSNVLFNICRWQFPGKWAVEIADSWRISGDIGNEFSSILHIIDKNADLWKYSAPGHVNDMDMLQVGRGMSYEEDKSHFTMWCVMNSPLLLGNDLRTVSKETLDLVTNKEIIALNQDKLGYQARRLKKNGEFEVWAKPLASTMSGQVAVVLLNRSAKKEAITFDLDNVGINAESGYEIRDLWMHKDGELMKSKSQSFEVPSHGVIVLKISGKSKAFNVFQEDKKP